From the genome of Pseudomonas sp. PDM14:
CAGGTGCTTCTGCACCCGCAACGGGCCCTGGTGACGGCGCTGCACCGGGCGGGTGCTCGCGCCGAAGCGGGCGTAGCCCAGTTCCAGCTCGGCGTGCCAGCTGGGGGTGAACAGGCCGGTGCCGAGCGGTGCGTTCATCGGCGGGCCTCGCGGTGGGCGTGCAGCCAGGCGCCAAGGCTGGAGTACAGGCTGAGTACCAGCAGGGCGGCGAGCATCAGCAGCCACCATTGCAGGTGGAAGCCGTAGTGCGGCGGCGAATGCAGCATGCCGGCCATCCAGAACACCGTCAGCGGCGTGGCGAGCAAGGTCGCGCACCAGGCGCGGCCCCAGGAACGGCGATACGACCAGGGCCGCAGCACGGCCAGCAGCAGGGCGCATTCGGCGAGCACGATGGCGCAGAACAGCAGCACCCATTGCAGCGGGTAGGCCGGCTCCATGCCCTCGGGCATGCTGCGGCGCAGCCAGTAGTCCGGCAGGCTGCCGCCATAGATGACCATGGCGCAGCCGAGCAGGGCGGCGAGGGGCAGCAGCAGGTGGCGCGGGGCGATCATCGGGGGCCGGTGTCCAGCGGGAGCGAGGCGCCGATTATGCGCAAAACACGCGGTGGGCGTCGCCATTCAGATCGCCACCAGGCCACGCACGCCATCGGCTTCCATGGTCTCGCCCCGGCCCTGCTGGATGATCTCGCCGCGCGACATCACCAGGTACTGGTCGGCCAGCTCGGCGGCGAAGTCGTAGAACTGTTCGACCAGCAGGATGGCCATGTCGCCCCGTTCGGCGAGCTTCTTGATCACCGCGCCGATCTCCTTGATCACCGAGGGCTGGATGCCTTCGGTGGGCTCGTCGAGGATCAGCAGGCGCGGCTTGCTCGCCAGTGCGCGGCCGATGGCCAGCTGTTGCTGCTGGCCGCCGGAGAGGTCGCCACCGCGACGCTGCTTCATTTCCAGCAGCACCGGGAACAGCTCGTAGATGAACGCCGGTACGGTCTTGGCATCCTTGGCGCCAAAACGAGAAAGCCCCATCAGCAGGTTCTCCTCCACGGTCAGGCGCGGGAAGATCTCGCGACCCTGGGGCACGTAGGCGATGCCGGCCTGCACGCGCTGGTGCGGCTTGAAACCGGTGATCGGCTGGCCTTCCCAGTTCACCGCGCCCTGCTTGGCCGGCAGCAGGCCCATCAGGCATTTGAGCAGGGTGGTCTTGCCCACGCCATTACGGCCGAGCAGGCAGGTGACTTCGCCGACCTTCACGTCGAACGACAGGCCCCGCAGGATGTGGCTGCCGCCGTAGTACTGGTGCAGCTGTTGGACTTGCAGCATGTCTTTTTCCTTCTGATCGTGCCCACGCTCTGCGTGGGCATGCATCTGGCGACGCTCTGCGTCGCTGGGGCGCGGAGCGTGGGAACCTTCATCACAGGGAGGCTCTACCGGCCGAGGTAAACCTCGATCACCCGCTCGTTGGCCTGCACCTGCTCCAGCGAGCCTTCGGCCAGCACGCTGCCCTGGTGCAGCACGGTGACGTGGTCGGCGATGCTGCCGACGAAGCCCATGTCGTGCTCCACCACCATCAGCGAGTGCTTGCGCGCCAGGGACTTGAACAGCTCGGCGGTGAACTCGGTCTCGGCGTCGGTCATGCCCGCCACCGGTTCGTCGAGCAGCAGCAGTTGCGGGTCCTGGACCAGCAGCATGCCGATCTCCAGAAACTGCTTCTGCCCGTGCGAGAGCAGCCCGGCCGGGCGCTGCCGCGAGGCTTCCAGCTTGATCGTCTGCAGCACCTCGTCGATGCGGTCCTGCTGCTCGCCATTGAGTCTGGCGCGCAGGCTGGCCCACACCGATTTGTTGGTCTTCAGCGCCAGTTCGAGGTTCTCGAACACGCTGAGCGCCTCGAACACCGTGGGCTTCTGGAACTTGCGGCCGATGCCGGACTGGGCGATCTCGACCTCGCTCATCTGGGTCAGATCGAGGGTGTCGCCGAAGTAGGCGACGCCGTTGTCCGGGCGGGTCTTGCCGGTGATCACATCCATCATGGTGGTCTTGCCGGCGCCGTTGGGGCCGATGATGCAGCGCAGCTCGCCGACGCCGATGTACAGGGTCAGGTTGGTCAGCGCCTTGAAGCCGTCGAAGCTGACGTTGATGTCTTCCAGGGTGAGGATGGTGCCGTGACGCACATCCAGGCCCTTGCTCGCGGCGCTGCCGAGGCCGAGGGCATCGCGGCCGGTGCCGGACGGGTCGAAGGCGGGTTCGAGCATGAGTTCGGGAACGGGGGCGGCGCGCATCACTGCTCTCCTTTTTTCTTCAACAGGCCGATCACGCCCTTAGGCAGGAAGAGGGTGACGACGATGAACAGGAAGCCCAGGGCGAACAGCCAGTATTCGGGGAAGGCCACGGTGAACCAGCTCTTCATGCCATTGACGATGCCAGCGCCGAGCAGCGGGCCGATCAGCGTGCCGCGTCCGCCGAGGGCGACCCACACGGCAGCCTCGATGGAGTTGGTCGGCGACATCTCGCTGGGATTGATGATGCCTACCTGCGGTACGTACAGCGCCCCGGCCAGGCCACAGAGCACGGCGCTCAGCACCCAGATGAACAGCTTGTAGCCGCGCGGGTCGTAGCCGCAGAACATCAGGCGGTTCTCGGCATCGCGCAGGGCGGTGAGCACCCGGCCGAACTTGCTCTGCGCCAGCTTCCAGCCCAGCAGCAGGCTGCCCACCAGCAGCAGTACGGTGCACAGGAACAGCACCGCACGGGTGCCCGGCGCGGTGATGTCGAAGCCGAGAATCGTGCGGAAGTTGGTGAAGCCGTTGTTGCCGCCGAAGCCGGTCTCGTTGCGGAAGAACAGCAGCATGCCGGCGAAGGTCAGGGCCTGGGTCATGATCGAGAAGTACACGCCCTTGATCCGCGAGCGGAAGGCGAAGAAACCGAACACCAGAGCCAGCAGGCCCGGCGCCAGCACCACCAGGCACAGCGCCCAGAGGAAGCTGGAGGTGCCGTACCAGTACCACGGCAGCTCGGTCCAGGAGAGGAAGGTCATGAACGCGGGCAGGCCGTCACCGGCGCTTTCACGCATCAGGTACATGCCCATGGCATAGCCGCCGAGGGCAAAGAACAGGCCGTGGCCGAGCGACAGCAGGCCGGCGTACCCCCAGACCAGATCGAGCGCCAGGGCGACGATGCAGTAGCAGAGGATCTTGCCGGCCAGGGTCAGGCTGTAGGCCGAGACCTGCAGCGAGTGATCCGCCGGCAGCAGGTGCAACAAGGGCATGGCGAGGAGGATGGCGACGACCACGGCGGCGATCGCCAGGGTCACTTTGGGGCCGGCTTTCTGCGCCAGCGTCAGGGTCATGGGCTGGTTCAATCGATGATCCTCCCTTTCAGAGCGAAGAGGCCCTGCGGGCGTTTCTGGATGAACAGGATGATCAGCGCGAGGATGAGGATCTTGCCCAGCACGGCGCCGATCTGCGGTTCGAGGATCTTGTTCGCCACGCCGAGGCCGAAGGCCGCCAGCACGCTACCGGCCAGCTGGCCGACGCCGCCGAGCACCACCACCAGGAACGAGTCGATGATGTAGCTCTGGCCGAGATCCGGGCCGACGTTGCCGATCTGGCTCAGGGCCACGCCGCCGAGACCGGCGATACCGGAGCCGAGGCCGAAGGCGAGCATGTCCACGCGGCCGGTGGGTACGCCGCAGCAGGCCGCCATGTTGCGGTTCTGGGTGACGGCACGCACGTTCAGGCCCAGACGGGTCCTGTTCAGCAGCAGCCAGGTCAGCGCTACCACGAACAGGGCGAAGCCGATGATGACAATGCGGTTGTACGGCAGCACCAGGTTGGGCAGCACCTGGATGCCGCCGGAGAGCCAGGCCGGGTTGGCCACCTCGACGTTCTGCGCGCCGAACAGCACGCGCACCAGTTGGATCAGCACCAGGCTGATGCCCCAGGTGGCGAGCAGGGTTTCCAGGGGACGACCGTAGAGAAAGCGGATCACCGTGCGTTCCAGGGTCATGCCGATCAGCGCGGTGACGAAGAACGCCACCGGCAGCGCGGCCAGCGGGTAGAAGGCCAGGTACTCGGGGGCCAGGCGCTGGAACATGAGTTGCACCACGTAGGTGGTGTAGGCGCCGAGCATGAGCATCTCGCCGTGGGCCATGTTGATCACCCCGAGCAGGCCGAAGGTGATGGCCAGGCCGAGAGCGGCGAGCAACAGGATCGAGCCCAGCGACAGGCCGCTGAAGGCCTGGCCGGCCAGCTCGCCGACCATCAGGCGGCGCTTGACCTGGGCCAGGCTGGTTTCGGCAGCGGTGCGCACGTCGGCATCGGCTTCGACGCCAGGGGCGAGCAGGGCTTCCAGGCGCGTACGGGCCAGCGGCTCGCCGGTTTCGCCCAGCAGGCGCACGGCACTGAGGCGGATCGCCGGATCCGGGTCGACCAGTTGCAGGTTGGCCAGGGCCAGCGCCAGGGCATCGCGCACGGCGGCGTCGTCCTCGCTGGCAACGCGGGCGTTGAGCAGGCCGAGCTGGGCCGGTTTGGCGCTCTTCTGCAGTTGCTGGGCGGCGGCCAGGCGTACCTGCGGCTCTTCGGCGAGCAACTGGTGGCTGGCCATGGCGGTGCCGATCAGGCCGCGCAGGCGGTTGTTCAGGCGCAGCTTCTTCGGCGTTTGCGCCGGTACGGCGTTGCCTTCGGCAGCGCGCCAGCCGCTTTGCGTTTCGATGAAGGGCGCCTTGGCGCTGTCGCTGGCCAGGCGGCCTTTGTGCAGGGCCTCGAGCAGCGGCAGGCGCTGGGCGTGGGGCTGGGCGGACCAGCTTTCCAGGAGCGTGGCCTGTTTGGCTGGATTGGCCGCGACGAAGTCGGCGGCGTCTCCGGCGTGGGCGGTCAATGGCAGCAACAGCACCAGTGACAGGAGCATTCGGTAGAGGGCAGTGGGCATTTCAAGGTCCTTTGCTGTGCCTGAAGGCGAGTTTCCTCACCCCCGGTCCCTCTCCCGGAAGGAGAAGGGAGGAAAGCACGTCGGCGTTGGCGGCTGGCAGTGGCGCTTCTATCGGCGCCGAGCAAGTACCCTCTCCCCTTGGGAGAGGGCTAGGGTGAGGGGCGTGTGTCTATGCAGAGCACATCGCCTCCCACCTCAACCCTTCCGGGAAGAAGGGGGCAGCAGCCTCAGTTCGACTTCACCGCGTGATCCGGCTTCTTGTCGTTGCCCGGAATGAAGGGGCTCCACGGCTGGGCGCGGATCGGGCCTTCGGTCTGCCAGACCACGGAGAACTGACCGTCTTCCTGGACTTCACCGATCATCACCGGCTTGTGCAGGTGGTGGTTGGTCTTGTCCATGGTCAGGGTGTAGCCACTCGGCGCGGCGTAGGTCTGCCCGGCCATGGCCTCACGAACCTTGTCGACGTCGGTGGTGCCGGCCTTCTCGACCGCCTGCGCCCACATGTTGATGCCGACGTAGGTGGCTTCCATCGGGTCGTTGGTGACCACGGTGGCGGCGTTCGGCAGGTTCTTGGCCTTGGCGTAGGCCTTCCAGGCGGCGACGAACTTCTCGTTGGCCGGGTTCTCGACCGACTGGAAGTAGTTCCAGGCAGCCAGCTGGCCCACCAGCGGCTTGGTGTCGATGCCGCGCAGTTCTTCCTCGCCAACGGAGAACGCGACCACCGGGATGTCGGTGGCTTCGATGCCCTGGTTGGCCAGTTCCTTGTAGAACGGCACGTTGGAGTCGCCGTTGACGGTGGAGATCACCGCGGTCTTGCCGCCAGCGGAGAACTTCTTGATGTTGGCGACGATGGTTTGGTAGTCGCTGTGACCGAAGGGGGTGTAGACCTCTTCGATGTCCTTGTCGGCCACGCCCTTGCTGTGCAGGAAGGCGCGCAGGATCTTGTTGGTGGTGCGCGGGTAGACGTAGTCGGTGCCGAGCAGGAAGTAGCGCTTGGCGCCGCCGCCGTCTTCGCTCATCAGGTACTCGACGGCCGGGATCGCCTGCTGGTTCGGCGCGGCGCCGGTGTAGAACACGTTCGGCGACATCTCTTCGCCTTCGTACTGCACCGGGTAGAACAGCAGGCCGTTGAGTTCTTCATAGACCGGCAGCACGGATTTGCGCGATACCGAGGTCCAGCAGCCGAAGGTCACGGCGACCTTGTCCTGGGTCAGCAGCTGGCGGCCTTTCTCGGCGAACAGCGGCCAGTTGGAGGCCGGGTCGACCACCACCGGTTCGAGCTGCTTGCCGAGCACGCCACCCTTGGCGTTGATCTCGTCGATGGTCATCAGCGCCATGTCTTTCAGCGAGGTCTCGGAGATCGCCATGGTGCCGGAGAGGGAATGCAGGATGCCGACCTTGATGGTCTCGGCAGCTTGCAGGCTGTAAGGGAAGAGGCCGCTGAGCAGCAGGGCACTGGCGGCGAGTGTGGACTTCAGAAATGGACGGCGTTTCATCGTGTTTAGGGCTCCATGCGCAACAGTGTTGGACCGAAGGGGTCGTCAGTCCTTTGGCAGCATCCGTGCCAAGCGCCGCAACACCTTGTGCTAGAAGGGTTTTGCCGGTTTCGATGAAGTGTCCGGAAGGAGTGGGTGCGCCAAGCTGGTGCGCTATGGGCGCAGTTCACCACGAGTGCCCAGCGCTTGCACTGCTTTGATGCAAATGCCGTTGGAAGAGGCGAGTCAGCGGAGGTTTGGCGCGAGAAAAAGCCCGCGGTGCCCGCTTGTGACGCACGCCAGAGGGCCTGGCGTGCACCTGAAATGAATCAGGTAAGCAGGTAGCCGCGCACGCCGGTGAAGATGATCTGCGCCGCCAGCGCGCAGACGAACAGGCCCATCAGGCGACTGACGATCTGCAGGCCCTGCTCGCCGAGCAGGCGCTCGAAACCGTGGGAGAGGAACAGCACGAAGCCGACGGTGAGGCTGGCCAGGCTGATGCCGGCCACCGCGACCAGTTTGTCGTCCCAGTGCGGCTGGCTGACACCCATCACCAGCAGCGCACCGATGGTGCCGGGGCCGACCGTCAGCGGAATGGTCAGCGGTACGATGGTCACGTCCTGGTTGGGGTTGTCGCTCTGCACCGCCGATTTGCCCTGGGCCATGCCCAGCGCCGAGATGAACAGCACGCTGCCGGCTCCGATGCGGAAGGCGTCGGCGGTGATGCCGAACAGGTCGAAGATGGCCTGGCCGAACAGGTACAGCAGCACGCTGGAGATCAACGTGCCCAGCGCCACTTTCCAGGCCAGCTTCTTGCGTTCCCTGTTGGTGTAGCCCGGGGTCAGGCCGATGAAGCAGGACAACACGAAGAACGGGCTGTAGAGGACCAACATCTTCAAATACAGACTGAACAGCGCGGGCAGCATGGACGAGGCTCGTTGGCAGTGGGTGGCGCAAGCATAGCGGCGGGGCTGGCGGGTGTCAGCGCCAGCGTTGGCGCGAGCGGATCAGCCGCGCGTCAGGACAGCAGGGCGTGGCGGTCGCGTTCCTTCTTGTCGACCCACTGGGCGATCAGCTCGCGCAGTTGCGACATTTCCACCGGCTTGGACATGTGTCCGTCCATGCCGACCTGGCGGGCGCGCTCCTTGTGCTCGGCGAGGATGTGCGCGGTCAGGGCCACCACCGGGGTGCGCTTGCGCTGCTCGCGCAGCTCCCAGGCGCGCAGTTGCTCGGTGGCGGAGAAGCCGTCGAGCACCGGCATCTCGCAGTCCATCAGCACCAGGTCGTAGCGCTGCGCCTGCATTGCACGCAGAGCTTCCTCGCCATTGCTGGCGGTGTCCGGCTGCAGGTTGAGCTTGCTCAGCATGCCGCGGATGACCTTGGTGGAGATGGTGTTGTCTTCGGCGACCAGGATGCGGAAATCGCTCGGCACGGCCAGCGCAGCCGGTTCGCCAGCGACGCCCTGGGCGGTGACGAAATGGCCGCTCTTGCGCTGCGCCAGCTCGTCGGCCAGGGTGGTCTTCAGCGTATAGCCGGCCACCGGCTTGGCGAGGATGCGCTTGATCCCGGCGTTGCGCGCGATGACCTTGCTCGGCGCATTGCTGATCCCGGTGAGCATGACCAGCAGGATGTCGTGGTTGAGGTTGGGGTCTTCCTTGATCTTCGCTGCCAGCTGCATGCCGGTCATGCCGGGCATTTCCTGATCGAGCAGCACCGCGTCGAAGAACTCGCGCAGGTGCGCCTTGGTGCGCAGCAGGGCCAGCGCCTCCTTGCCCGACGGCACCGCACTGACCTGCAGGCCCCAGGCCGCGCATTGCTGCACCAGCACCTTGCGGCAGGTCTCGTTGTCGTCCACCACCAACAGGCGGGCGCCTTGCAGCGGGCCGTCGAGGTCGGCGGTCGGGTGTTCCAGGCGCTCGGCGTCCAGCGGCAGGGTCAGCCACAGGGTGCTGCCCTGGGCGCCGCCGCTCTGGATGCCGAACTCGCCATCCATCAGGCGTACCAGCTGGCGGGCGATGATCAGGCCGAGGCGACCGCCGAGCTTGGTCGCGGAGAGGAAGTCGGTGCGGTGCAGTTCGGTGTTGAGCAGGGCGTCGCGCTCGCTGGCCTCCAGCGGGCGGCCGCTGTCCTGCACGGCGATGCGCAGGCGCGGTGCCTGGCTTTCGCTGTCGAGGGCGACGACCAGCAGGATCTCGCCCTCGTCGGTCTGGCGGAAGGCGTTGTCGAGCAGGCTGAGCAGAGCCTGGCGCAGGCGCGTCGGGTCGCCGCTGATGACACGCGGCACCTGTGGCTGCATGAAGCTGATCAGTTCGATCTTCTGCTGCTCGGCCTTGGCGCGGAAGATGTCCAGGCAGTCGTCGATCAGGGCGTTGAGGTCGAACTGTACGTCGTCCAGTTCGATCTGCCCGGTTTCCAGCTTGGAGATGTCGAGGATTTCGTTGATCAGTGCCAGCAGCTCGTTGCCGGAGCTGTGGATGGTCTGCACGTAGTCGCGCTGCTTGGCCGACAGCGGCGTGCCGAGCAGCAGCTCGGTCATGCCCAGTACGCCGTTCATGGGCGTGCGGATCTCGTGGCTGATCTTGGCGAGGAATTCGGCCTTGGCCTTGAGCTCGGCGCTGGACGCTGCTTCTCGGGTGCGCTCGGTAAGGGTGTCGCGCTGGATCTGCCGCTGGCGCTCGGTCAGGGCGATGCTGAGGATCAGCCCGCAGAGCATGGCGATGCTGAAGATGCCGAGTACCAGCCAGCCCGGATTGAGCTGGTCGAAGCCGAACAGCACGGGCACGAAGCAGGCGAAGCCGATGTTGAAGATGCTCAGGCCGGCGAACACCAGGCGCGCCGGTTGGTAGCCGCGGCGCCAGTGGTGGAACGCCACCAGTGGAATGGTCACGGCCGGCAGGATCACCAGCAGGTAGACCAGCCAGTTGTGCCAGAACAGGCCGGTGAACAGGATCATCGCGGCGGCGCCGAGGATCAGCGCCAGCTCGCCCTGCAGCACGTAGCGCAGGCGGCTGAATTGCGCCGGCGTGTCACGGAAGAAACAGAGGGTGAAGGCCAGCACGCAGATCGACGAGGCCAGCCCGGAGAGGTCGGCGATCAGTGACTGGTTGTAGGACAGGTTGGGAAACCATACCGCCAGCAGGCCGATGTTGCAGGTGGCGCACAGGGCGAGGGCGGCGTGCATGCCGGCCAGCCAGAAGCTGCTGATGGTCGGTGCGTAGACCATGCGCATGAGGTTGAACAGCATCAGCAGGAACAGCCCGCCGAGCAGGGCGCCGAACAGGTAGGCGGGTTTTTCCTGGTCGACCAGGCCGCGTTCGTCGATGGCCTTGAACCAGAGCATCAGCGCGTGGTTTGAGGTCATGCGGATATAGACTTCGCGCGCCGCGCCATCGTTGGGCTGGGAGAACAGGTAGGCCCGCGACGGCAGCGGGCGGCTGTTCATCGACAGCGATTCGCCGGTCTGCAGCTGCTGTTCGAGCTGGCCGTCACGCAGCAGGTAGTAGTCGAGCACCTGTACGCGCGGGGCGAACAGCCACAGCCAGTGCGGTGCCTGGTACGGCGGTGTCTTGATGTGCAGCCAGATGGCGTGGGGCGAAGCGGGGAAGGTGATGGCGCGTTTGTCGAGGGGCTGGAAGCGCGAGGACTGGGTGGTAACGTCGCTGAAGCTGAGGCTGGCGCTTTCATCGAGGAGGATCGACCAGCTTTCCTCGGTGCTGCTCGCTGGCGTGTCTGCCTGCGCAGGCGTGCCGAGAAGTGTCAGCAGCAGGCTGAACATGAGTCCGGTGGCAATCCAAAGCCGTCGCACGGGCGAATTCCCTTCGATGGTGAGTGGTCGGATTATAGCCATGGCTCAATGGCAAAAGGCAGCCGCCGGGCTGCCTTTCTAGGGTTTTCACAGGCTTGCGGCGGCGAACCTGTTGCCAATCATGTGGATTGGCAACAGGCGCCGGCGGCGTGATGGCGGCGGTCAGCCTTCGCCACGCTCGCGGGCGATGGCGCGGTAGCCGATGTCGTTGCGGTAGAAACTGCCGTTCCAGCGGATCTGCTCGGCCAGGCGATAGGCCTGTTGCTGGGCGTCGGACACGCTGTTGCCGATGGCAGTGGCGCACAGCACGCGGCCGCCAGCGGTGACGATCTCGCCCGCGGCGTTGAGTGCGGTACCGGCATGGAACACCTTGCCGTCGATCTTGGCGGCGGCGTCCAGGCCTTCGATCACGTCACCCTTGGCGTAGTCGGCCGGGTAACCGCCAGCAGCGATCACCACGCCCACGGTCGGACGCGGGTCCCAGGTCGCTTCGACCTTGTCCAGCGCCTTGGCCAGGGCGGCCTCGACCAGCAGTACCAGAGACGATTCCAGACGGACCATGATCGGCTGGGTTTCCGGGTCGCCGAAGCGGCAGTTGAACTCGATGACCTTGGGCTTGCCGGCCTTGTCGATCATCAGGCCCGCATAGAGGAAGCCGGTGTAGACGTTGCCTTCGGCCGCCATGCCGCGCACGGTCGGGTAAATCACTTCGTCCATCACGCGCTTGTGCACCTCGGCGGTGACCACCGGCGCCGGCGAGTAGGCGCCCATGCCGCCGGTGTTCGGGCCGGTGTCGGCGTCGCCAACACGCTTGTGGTCCTGGCTGGTGGCCATCGGCAGCACGTTCTCGCCGTCGACCATGACGATGAAACTGGCTTCTTCGCCGTCGAGGAATTCCTCGATGACCACGCGGGCGCCGGCGTCGCCGAAGGCGTTGCCCGACAGCATGTCGCGCACAGCTTCCTCGGCTTCTGCCAGGGTCATGGCGACGATCACGCCTTTACCGGCAGCCAGGCCGTCGGCCTTGACCACGATCGGCGCGCCGACCTTTTGCAGGTAGGCCAGGGCCGGCTCGACTTCGGTGAAGTTCTGGTAGTCGGCGGTAGGGATGTTCTGGCGCGCCAGGAAGTCCTTGGTGAAGGCCTTGGAGCCTTCCAGCTGGGCGGCAGCGGCGGTGGGGCCAAAGATGTCCAGCTTGCGAGTGCGGAACAGGTCGACCACGCCCTTCACCAGCGGCGCTTCCGGGCCGACGATGGTCAGCTGCACGTTCTTCTCGGCGAAGTCGGCCAGCTGCTCGATGGCCAGCACGTCGATGGCGACGTTCTCGCACTTGGCTTCGGTAGCGGTGCCGGCGTTGCCCGGGGCGACGAAGACTTTCTCGACGCGCTTGTCCTGCGCCACTTTCCAGGCCAGGGCGTGTTCACGACCGCCGCTGCCGATGATCAATACGTTCATGGTTCAAGCCTCATGTTGATCGTTCCCACGCTCTGCGTGGGAACGGCGCTGTGGACGCTCGGCGTCCGCGGCATGGGACGCCGAGCGTCCCGGGCTACATTCCCACGCGGAGCGTGGGAACGATCAGTAAAACGTGGCAGGCAGATCGCAATGAAGTCGGTAGATGCAAGGCGCCTTGGGTTTCGACAAGCGGAGTTGCCTAGTGGCAATGCGCATTGGCGGAACCTAAGGCAACACAGCAGATGCCGGTTTCAGTGCGGCCGAAATCAATGCCTAAAATGGCGCATACCGGTGAATACCATGGCGATGCCGGCCTCGTCGGCTGCGGCGATGACTTCCGCATCGCGCATCGAGCCGCCCGGCTGGATCACCGCGGTGATGCCGACCTTGGCGGCGTTGTCCAGGCCATCGCGGAACGGGAAGAAGGCGTCGGAGGCCATCACCGAACCGGCGACCTGCAGGCCGGCGTGCTCGGCCTTGATCGCGGCGATGCGCGCGGAGTTGACGCGGCTCATCTGGCCGGCGCCGACACCGATGGTCTGGCGTCCCTTGGCATAGACGATAGCGTTGGATTTGACGAACTTGGCCACTTTCCAGGCGAACACCAAGTCGTGCACTTCCTGCTCGGTCGGCGCGCGCTTGGTCACAACCTTCAGGTCGTCGGCGGTGATCATGCCGATGTCGCGGCTCTGCACCAGCAGACCGCCGTTGACGCGCTTGAAGTCCCAGCCAGCGCTGCGCTCGGCCGGCCACTCGCCGCACTCGAGCAGGCGCACGTTGGCTTTGGCGGCGACCACGGCACGGGCTTCGGCGCTGATTTTCGGCGCGATGATCACTTCGACGAACTGGCGCTCGACGATGGCCTGGGCGGTGGCGCCATCCAGTTCGCGGTTGAAGGCGATGATGCCGCCGAAGGCCGACTCGGTGTCGGTGGCGTAGGCCAGTTCGTAGGCTTGGCGGATGCCGCCTTCGCTGTCCAGAGCTACTGCGACGCCGCACGGGTTGGCGTGCTTGACGATGACGCAGGCCGGTTTGACGAAGCTCTTCACGCACTCCAGCGCGGCGTCGGTGTCGGCCACGTTGTTGAACGACAGCTCCTTGCCCTGCAGTTGCACGGCGGTGGAAAT
Proteins encoded in this window:
- the urtE gene encoding urea ABC transporter ATP-binding subunit UrtE, which encodes MLQVQQLHQYYGGSHILRGLSFDVKVGEVTCLLGRNGVGKTTLLKCLMGLLPAKQGAVNWEGQPITGFKPHQRVQAGIAYVPQGREIFPRLTVEENLLMGLSRFGAKDAKTVPAFIYELFPVLLEMKQRRGGDLSGGQQQQLAIGRALASKPRLLILDEPTEGIQPSVIKEIGAVIKKLAERGDMAILLVEQFYDFAAELADQYLVMSRGEIIQQGRGETMEADGVRGLVAI
- the urtD gene encoding urea ABC transporter ATP-binding protein UrtD, coding for MRAAPVPELMLEPAFDPSGTGRDALGLGSAASKGLDVRHGTILTLEDINVSFDGFKALTNLTLYIGVGELRCIIGPNGAGKTTMMDVITGKTRPDNGVAYFGDTLDLTQMSEVEIAQSGIGRKFQKPTVFEALSVFENLELALKTNKSVWASLRARLNGEQQDRIDEVLQTIKLEASRQRPAGLLSHGQKQFLEIGMLLVQDPQLLLLDEPVAGMTDAETEFTAELFKSLARKHSLMVVEHDMGFVGSIADHVTVLHQGSVLAEGSLEQVQANERVIEVYLGR
- the urtC gene encoding urea ABC transporter permease subunit UrtC: MNQPMTLTLAQKAGPKVTLAIAAVVVAILLAMPLLHLLPADHSLQVSAYSLTLAGKILCYCIVALALDLVWGYAGLLSLGHGLFFALGGYAMGMYLMRESAGDGLPAFMTFLSWTELPWYWYGTSSFLWALCLVVLAPGLLALVFGFFAFRSRIKGVYFSIMTQALTFAGMLLFFRNETGFGGNNGFTNFRTILGFDITAPGTRAVLFLCTVLLLVGSLLLGWKLAQSKFGRVLTALRDAENRLMFCGYDPRGYKLFIWVLSAVLCGLAGALYVPQVGIINPSEMSPTNSIEAAVWVALGGRGTLIGPLLGAGIVNGMKSWFTVAFPEYWLFALGFLFIVVTLFLPKGVIGLLKKKGEQ
- the urtB gene encoding urea ABC transporter permease subunit UrtB encodes the protein MPTALYRMLLSLVLLLPLTAHAGDAADFVAANPAKQATLLESWSAQPHAQRLPLLEALHKGRLASDSAKAPFIETQSGWRAAEGNAVPAQTPKKLRLNNRLRGLIGTAMASHQLLAEEPQVRLAAAQQLQKSAKPAQLGLLNARVASEDDAAVRDALALALANLQLVDPDPAIRLSAVRLLGETGEPLARTRLEALLAPGVEADADVRTAAETSLAQVKRRLMVGELAGQAFSGLSLGSILLLAALGLAITFGLLGVINMAHGEMLMLGAYTTYVVQLMFQRLAPEYLAFYPLAALPVAFFVTALIGMTLERTVIRFLYGRPLETLLATWGISLVLIQLVRVLFGAQNVEVANPAWLSGGIQVLPNLVLPYNRIVIIGFALFVVALTWLLLNRTRLGLNVRAVTQNRNMAACCGVPTGRVDMLAFGLGSGIAGLGGVALSQIGNVGPDLGQSYIIDSFLVVVLGGVGQLAGSVLAAFGLGVANKILEPQIGAVLGKILILALIILFIQKRPQGLFALKGRIID
- the urtA gene encoding urea ABC transporter substrate-binding protein, yielding MKRRPFLKSTLAASALLLSGLFPYSLQAAETIKVGILHSLSGTMAISETSLKDMALMTIDEINAKGGVLGKQLEPVVVDPASNWPLFAEKGRQLLTQDKVAVTFGCWTSVSRKSVLPVYEELNGLLFYPVQYEGEEMSPNVFYTGAAPNQQAIPAVEYLMSEDGGGAKRYFLLGTDYVYPRTTNKILRAFLHSKGVADKDIEEVYTPFGHSDYQTIVANIKKFSAGGKTAVISTVNGDSNVPFYKELANQGIEATDIPVVAFSVGEEELRGIDTKPLVGQLAAWNYFQSVENPANEKFVAAWKAYAKAKNLPNAATVVTNDPMEATYVGINMWAQAVEKAGTTDVDKVREAMAGQTYAAPSGYTLTMDKTNHHLHKPVMIGEVQEDGQFSVVWQTEGPIRAQPWSPFIPGNDKKPDHAVKSN
- a CDS encoding MarC family protein, which encodes MPALFSLYLKMLVLYSPFFVLSCFIGLTPGYTNRERKKLAWKVALGTLISSVLLYLFGQAIFDLFGITADAFRIGAGSVLFISALGMAQGKSAVQSDNPNQDVTIVPLTIPLTVGPGTIGALLVMGVSQPHWDDKLVAVAGISLASLTVGFVLFLSHGFERLLGEQGLQIVSRLMGLFVCALAAQIIFTGVRGYLLT